The Streptomyces kanamyceticus DNA segment AGTCGGCCTGCCGCATCCGGCGGTGCCCCAGGAGGCGATCGGGGAACTGGTGCGGCGGTATCTGGGTCCCGTCCGGCGGGCCGGTCGCGGCGTGCTCCCGCACGGGACGCCGGGCGGCGAGGCCGCGGTGTTCGCCAGGGCGGGCCTCCACGGCCCCCGGCGCCTCGCCGTGCCCGCAGGCCAGGCGCTTGAGCGCACCGTCGACGACGTCGTCGCGGCGGTGTTCTCGCTGTCGTCATCCACCCCGCACCTGTTCGGCGCGCACCGCGACGCCTTCGAGGCGGACCTGCGCCGACTGCTGAAGGCGGCATCCCTTTCGGGCCGCTTCTCCGAGCGTCGGCCGAGCACCGAGGCCGTCGTCTGGCGCAAAGACCCTCCCGAATCCACCTTGTGAACTGAATCACACCTGCCGACTGTCACGGTTCGCCGGTCCGCGGTGTCTCGATGGGCGGCCGAAGAGAGGAGCCGGGTGTGATGCCGAGACGCCGACACGCGCGCGCGGGAGGGCCGAGCCATGGCTGAGGACGCCTTCAACGAGCACCGTCCGCTGCTGTTCACCATCGCGTACGAGATCGTGGGCAGCGCCTCCGACGCCGAGGACGTGCTGCAGGAGAGCTACCTGCGCTGGAGCGCGGTGGACCAGGAGAGCGTGGAGCACGCGCGCGCGTACCTGGTCCGTGTGGTGACCCGGCAGTCCCTCAACCACCTGCGCGCGGTGCGGGCACGGCGCGAGGAGTACGTCGGCACGTGGCTGCCCGAGCCGATCCGTACCGCGCCGGAGGTGAGCGAGGACGCGATCCTCGCCGAGTCGGTGTCGATGGCCATGATGCTCGTCCTGGAGACGCTGAATCCGACCGAGCGCGCGGTGTTCGTGCTGCACGACGTCTTCGGCTACACCCACGGCGAGATCGCCTCGTCGGTCGGCAGGAGCGAGGTCGCCGTACGGCAGATCGCCCACCGTGCCCGTCGGCACGTCCACGCGCGGCGGCGCCGTTTCGAGCCGGACTCCGATGCCGGACGAGAGATCGTCCAGCGGTTCCTGCGCGCGGCGGCGACCGGCGAGATCCAGTCCCTGATGGACCTGCTGGCGCCCGACGTCGTCCAGATCTCCGACGGCGGCGGGAAGGTCGTCGCCGCCCGCCGTCCGATCACCGGCCGCGCCGATGTCGCTCGGTTCGTCCTAGGCGTGATCCGGAGCACCACTCCGGCGACGCGCGCCGAACCCGCCACGTACAACGGCATGCCCGCGGCCCGGTTCGTCACCGACGGCGTACTCGACTGGCTGGTCGCGTTCGAGATCCACGACGGACGGATCACCGGCCTCTACGGAGTGCGCAACCCGGACAAGCTGCACCGCACCGATGCGGTGCTCCCGCTCGACAGAGGAGGTCACGGGACATGGAAACCATGACGGTGGAACGCGTCATCGCCGCCCCGGTCGAGGACGTGTTCACCTGGCTCACCACGACCACCCACTACACGAGCTCGCCCCTGGTGCTCCGCTGCCGCCTGGCCAGGCACGGCGAAGGCGCACCCTACGGAGTGGGCGCCGTGCGCGATCACCTCTGGCTGATCGGCTGGTTCAAGGAGCGCATCACGCGGTACGACCCGCCGTACGCCACGGAGTACGTCGTGGAGCGCAGCCTGCCGCCGTCGCGGCACGAACTCGGCCGCATGACCTTCACCGAGGTCGACGGGGGCACCCGGGTGTGCTGGACCACCCGCGCCGAGATCCCCGTCCCGCTGCTCGGCCCGTTCCTCACCAGGCGCCTCGCGCGGCCGGTCATCACCCGCACCTTCGGCGCCATCCTCAAAGCCGCCGACACGGCCCTGACGCGCACTGCCGCGCCCAGGAACTCCTACTGACGGCTGTCCGGTCCGTCCGGCCGGGATCCGTCCGTCCGCGGCCCGGTCTCGGACTCCGCCGGGGCCGCCGGATGGTTCGGCCCGCGCAGGGCGCGCCGCACGCGCGCGACGAAGGGCGCTCCGCCCCGGCGCCGGTGCCCGTGGACCCGGGGGTCGTCCGTGACGTCGTACCGCTTCACGTACGCCCCGAGGAACGCCTGCAGCGTCGCGACGGCCGGGATGGCGATGAGCGCCCCGACCGCGCCGAGCAGCGCGGTGCCCGCGATGACGGATCCGAAGGCGACCGCCGGGTGGATGTCCACGCTCTTGGCGGTGAGCTTGGGCTGCAGCACGTAGTTCTCGAACTGCTGGTAGACCACGACGAAGACCAGCACCCAGAGCGCGTACCAGGGGTCGACCGTGAAGGCGATCAGCATCGGCAGGGCGCCCGCCAGGTACGTGCCGATGGTCGGGATGAACTGGGAGACCAGGCCCACCCAGACGGCGAGCACGGGCGCGTAGGGCACGCCGAGCGCCTGGAGCAGGATGTAGTGCGCGATCCCGGAGATCAGCGCCATCAGGCCGCGCGAGTACAGATAGCCGCCGGTCTTGTCGACCGCGATCTCCCAGGCCCGCAGCACCTCGGCCTGCCTGGCGGGCGGCAGCACCGAGCACAGGGCGCGGCGCAGTCGGGGCCCGTCGGCCGCGAAGTAGAACGAGAAGAGCAGGATCGTCAGGAGCTGGAAGAGACCGCCGAGGACCTGTGCGGAGACGTCCAGGACGCCGCTGGCGCTGTTCTGCACGTACTTCTGCAACCAGTCGGAGTGGACCAGGCTGTCCTGGACCTCGACGCGGGAGAGGTCCGTGTGGAAGGTCTGGTTGATCCAGCTGATGACCTTGTCGAGGTAGTCGGGGAAATCCTCGACCATGTCCACGATCTGGCCCGCGAGCATGGATCCCATCAACGTGATGAAGCCCGCGCTCGCGATCACGACGCTCAGGAAGACGAGGAAGGTGGCGAAGCCCCTGCGCAGCCCGCGCGCGGCCATCCAGCTCACCGCGGGCTCGACCGCGAGCGCCAGGAAGAACGCGATCAATACGTTGATCAACAGACCGGTCAGCTGGTGGAAGGCCCAACTGCCGAGCTGGAAACAGGCGATGAGCGTGAGGGCAAGCACCATGGCCCGGGGCAGCCAGCGCGGCATGCGGGCGCCACGGCCCGCATCGGCCCCGGTGGGGGGCTGCGTGGGCGGCGTCGTGCCGAGTGAAGCGGTGCTCTGGGTGACCTGCGCGGTCTCGTCGGTGGGTGCCACGGTGCCAGTCTCGCCCACTCCGACGACATTCGGCCGCCACCCTCGTCGGTCGACACCCGCCCCACGCGCGCGTGGGGCGCCCTACCGCGGCCCCACCGCGACCCGACCCTCCCGGAGTCAGCGCTTTTCGGCCGGTACGTCCATCGCCGCGCAGACCGCGCGCCAGACGTCCTTGGCCTCCCAGCCCGCGTCCAGCGCCTCATTGACCGTACGTCCGCCGAGCTCCGCCATCACGTGATCGCGCGCGAAGGAATCGGCGTACCCCGCTCCGAAGTGAGCCGCCATCCGCTGCCAGAAAACCGTCAACCGCATGCAATCCGCTCCACACTCACTCTGCCCTACCTGTTGATCAGCGTGACTGATCGCGCTTCAGCTTGCGGCGCTCTCGGCTCTTGAGAGACGAGCAGCTCACCACGGCGGGCGGGTTCCGGGAGATCGTCTGTCATGGCCTCGATGCTACCGAGAGGCGCCGGTGCGGTGACATGCCCGCCGCGATGTGCGAACCGAAGGTGACGGACAGGACGGACGTCGCGGCGGCGGTGGGGGCCTTGGCCCGAGGGGCGGCGGGGGGCACACCACTCGGGAGGCGGTGAGCGTTACTTGGTCGCGACGGCCGCGACGGGAGCGGTGGAGTTCCGGCTGAAGGGACGCTTCGACCAGAAGTAGCCGACCAGGACGATGCCGACGCACCAGGCGATGGCGATGATGCCGTCGTCGCCGATCTCCGTGCCCATCAGAAGACCGCACAGGGTGTTGACGATGGGCGTGAGGGGCTGGTTGTCGGCGACCAAGGAGACGCCGGCGGGCATGGAAGAGGCGGGCACGATCGCGGCATAGCGAAAGGCCCGCCGCCGCAGCAACGCGTTCCCACGGCGGGCGCCCGCCCCGCTCCCGGCCCCGGGCACCTCACCCCTCGTCGGAAGTCGGCGGTGGTGGACTCAGGCGGCAGCCTCACCCCGAGGGCGACCTCATACCGGCCCACGAGCACACCGACACACACGAGGTCTTCTACGTCACCCAGGGCGCGGTCCGACTCTTCGTAGAGGGCACCGAAGGCGTACAGCAGGAGAAGCTGCTCACCCCCGGCGACTTCTTCGAGCGGTTCTTCGAAAACCTCAGTGCACCCACCGAACGGCACGGCCTGCCGCCCCAGCCGCTGATCCCGGAACACGACAGGTTCGACTCGGTCCCCGAACGGTACGACGTG contains these protein-coding regions:
- a CDS encoding RNA polymerase sigma-70 factor encodes the protein MAEDAFNEHRPLLFTIAYEIVGSASDAEDVLQESYLRWSAVDQESVEHARAYLVRVVTRQSLNHLRAVRARREEYVGTWLPEPIRTAPEVSEDAILAESVSMAMMLVLETLNPTERAVFVLHDVFGYTHGEIASSVGRSEVAVRQIAHRARRHVHARRRRFEPDSDAGREIVQRFLRAAATGEIQSLMDLLAPDVVQISDGGGKVVAARRPITGRADVARFVLGVIRSTTPATRAEPATYNGMPAARFVTDGVLDWLVAFEIHDGRITGLYGVRNPDKLHRTDAVLPLDRGGHGTWKP
- a CDS encoding SRPBCC family protein — translated: METMTVERVIAAPVEDVFTWLTTTTHYTSSPLVLRCRLARHGEGAPYGVGAVRDHLWLIGWFKERITRYDPPYATEYVVERSLPPSRHELGRMTFTEVDGGTRVCWTTRAEIPVPLLGPFLTRRLARPVITRTFGAILKAADTALTRTAAPRNSY
- a CDS encoding AI-2E family transporter, whose amino-acid sequence is MPRWLPRAMVLALTLIACFQLGSWAFHQLTGLLINVLIAFFLALAVEPAVSWMAARGLRRGFATFLVFLSVVIASAGFITLMGSMLAGQIVDMVEDFPDYLDKVISWINQTFHTDLSRVEVQDSLVHSDWLQKYVQNSASGVLDVSAQVLGGLFQLLTILLFSFYFAADGPRLRRALCSVLPPARQAEVLRAWEIAVDKTGGYLYSRGLMALISGIAHYILLQALGVPYAPVLAVWVGLVSQFIPTIGTYLAGALPMLIAFTVDPWYALWVLVFVVVYQQFENYVLQPKLTAKSVDIHPAVAFGSVIAGTALLGAVGALIAIPAVATLQAFLGAYVKRYDVTDDPRVHGHRRRGGAPFVARVRRALRGPNHPAAPAESETGPRTDGSRPDGPDSRQ
- a CDS encoding DUF3046 domain-containing protein; the protein is MRLTVFWQRMAAHFGAGYADSFARDHVMAELGGRTVNEALDAGWEAKDVWRAVCAAMDVPAEKR